The Sulfurihydrogenibium azorense Az-Fu1 genome contains the following window.
GATTCGAACCGCCGAAGGCTTTCGCCGGGAGATTTACAGTCTCCTGCCGTTGGCCACTTGGCTACCTCTCCATATTCTCTAATAAGCCGGCGGTGGGACTCGAACCCACGACCTGGTGATTACAAATCACCTGCTCTGCCGACTGAGCTACACCGGCTTATTCAATTGAGGTATATATTATATAATAAAGATTATTTTGTGTCAAGAGGTTGTATAAGCTGCAATACATCGTGAACACCTTCACCTAAAAATTTTATCATACTCCATAAACAATGTCTGCTGGTCTTTTGTATCCTAAAGAATGATGTGGCCTTATAAAGTTATACTTCCTTATATAAGTCCTTTAAACTATGTTTTGAAATATCTTAGTAAAAGAATATATTGTATATAAGGCTACGGCTTTGAGGTGGTTCGCGCCGGCTGTAAACCAGTCGGTGAGGAAAGTCCGGACTCCACAGGGCAGGAAGCTGCCGAAAAGGCAGGTGGGGGTAACCTCACAGATAGGGCCACAGAAAATAGACCGCCAATCCGCACACCTTTTGGGTGTGGTCATGGAGGCAAGGGTGAAAAAGTGGGGTAAGAGCCCACTACCTACGGTGGTGACATCGTAGGTTGGCAACCCTCTTCCGGAGCAATCCCAAGTAGGAAGGCGTTATCAGGTTTGCCCGACCGATGCCTTCGGGTAGGGAGCTAAGATAAATGACCACTAAAACAGAATCCGGCTTACTCCAAAGCCGTAGCCTTAAAACTCTTGAAAATTAAATAGAAGGATACTTTTATCCTTTTTAGCCAAGTCTATGAGTTCTTTTGTAAACCCAATTTTGGAAAATACAGCGTAGTACTCTTTTCTTTTATCCTTTTTCCAATCTACTTTTTTAGCCTTTTCTTTAAGCTGATGTAAAACGTTTACTCCTACCAAAGAGTCCCAGTATTTACACTCTCCAAAAAGGATACTATCCTCTCCTACTGCAACTACATCAATCTCTGTATCTTTATCCCACCATTTACCAGCTTTATATATGTGAAATGGAATATCTAAATCGTAAATGTACTCTAAAACAATCTCTTCAAAGGTAAAAGACTCAAAAACATGGAAGTCTGATTTTATTTTATCTAAAACGTAATCATACTTACCTGTTTCTAAATAGTTCTGATATGGAAATACATACTTAAACCAAAAGTTAAAAAAGTTATCTTTTATAAAGTACAAACCTTTTTTACTTTTTTCCGGATTTTCTTCTGTTATGGGAACTTTTCTCTCTAAAATATCAAGCTCTATAAGTTTTTCTATAAAGGATGTTAAATTCTGGGTTTGCATTCCCAATTTTGATGCTATTTTTCCTATTTTGTGTTCTCCCTGTGATATAACTTGAAGTATAGAAAAGTATGTAATTGGGTCTTTTATCTCCTCTTTCAAGATAAATTTAGGTTCTTCATAAAGGTAGCTGTTTTTATGTAGAACATTCCTTCTTATATTTTCAAACACATCTAAAGTTTCGTCAAAAATCTCTATATATCTTGGAATTCCTCCTATTACACTGTAAAATTCTAAAAGTTTTAAGTTATCTAAGCTTTTGAAAAATTTTTTAAAGTTTTTAAAGTTCATAGGCTTTAATTTTATTTGAGCTGTTCTTCTTCCGTAGAGAGGGCTTGTGTATCCAAGAGTAGTTTTATACATCAAACCTATCAAAGATCCACATAAAATAAGCATTAGATTTTTGTTTTTCAGTAAGTTATCCCATATACTTTGGAATATAGATGGTATACTGCTGTTTACTTGTGCTAAATACTGAAATTCATCTATCACTATTATTAACTTTTTTTGTACCTTGGTTGCGATATACTTAAAGATCGTTTCCCAGTTCTCTACTGTTAAACTTTTAAGTAAATCATCATTTAAAACTTCTGATACTACATTTTTAAAACTCTCTATCTGTAGTTTTTCGTTTTGTAAAGTTGCTAAAAAATATACAGCTTCTTTATTCTCTATAAACTTTTCTATAAGGGTGGTTTTCCCTGTTCTTCTTCTACCGTAGATTACAACAAAAGATGAAGTATCCTTTTTATACTCTTGCTCAAGAATTTGAAGTTCTTCTTCTCTATTTATAAATCTCAAAGGTTCTCCAATTTTCGTTTTTAAATTATTATAATCTAAAAACGAATTTAAAGTTCAAGAAACTCTTGATGGCTTTCTATATAATCCTCAAAATCTTTAAGGTTTTCAAAAGCTTTTATTTCCTCTAAAACTTTTTCTACTTTAATAAGTAATTCGTCTTCTTCTAAAAGTTCTTTTAATTTCTCTTTGATTGTAGTTGATTTATCTTCTTCTTGGATAACTTGAAAGTCAAGGATTTTTTTTGATTGATTTACAACATCACAACTTACATGTAAAAACCTGTCCATTAAAGCTTCTTTTTGTAATATTTCTAAAACTTCTTTGTTTGTTAAAAATTTTTTAGTCTTTCCTTTTAAAAATAAGATTGGTTTTTTATCTGTAGGTAACTCTAACTCCTTAATAGATTTAATAACATCCATTAATGTCTCATCATCAAAAGAGTAGCTTAAAAACATTCTATTTTTTATAGGTACAAACTCAGCTCTACTGCTTCCGTTTTCTACTTCTACAACATAACAGCCTTTTTCCGTATATGTTTTTTCGTTAAACTGTGTGTACTCTGTAGAACCACTGTAAACAACAGTTGACCCGTTAAGATTTATAGGCTCTTGTCTTTGATGATAATGTCCTATACCTACATAGTTGTACATTCCTTCTGGTAGATAATGTTCTAACTTTAACCCAGAGTTGAAAAATGGTTCAAATTCTAAATGTAGCATTAAGATGTTAAAGTTGTTTTTGCTTTGGGTTTTGTCGTAAAGTTTTTCAAGTATCTCTTCAAGTTTAAGATTTCTCTTGATGAATATAGGAGATATGTACTTTAGTCCAAAGATGTTTACTCCAAGGGAGTCATCTACTCCGGCATCTAACACTTTTAATCCTATGTGTTTTAATATTTCTAAAGCTGTTGTATCCCTTACTCCGCTTCCTCTATCGTGGTTTCCTGCCACTGTGAATATAGGTATATTGTGGTCGTTTAATCTTCTTACAATCTCTATACCTTCAAGTAGGGTTTGATTTGATGGTCTGTGGGTGTGGAAAAAGTCTCCAGTATGGATAATAAAATCTACTTTGTTCTCAATAGCAACATCTACAACTGACATAAAAGCGTCAAAGTAGTCTTTTGACCTTTCTACTAAGCCGTATTGGTGATACCCAAGATGGGTATCACTTAAGTGTAAGAATCTCATCCGCACATAGTTTCCTTACCAGTTATCTTCTTAAGTACAGTATCAGATGGGCAAAAACCAGTTATACCTGCAAATAAAGCCATTAAAGCAACAAACCAGATTAGGTACTTACCCCACTCAACACCGTTTAGGTCAAGTAGTAACCCGGTAATAAGGATTATACCCATCATTATTCTTTGTATTCTCATTGGTGTCATGTTACTTACCTCCTATTTAGTTATTATATGATTATATCATTTAAACTTTTTGCAAGAATGATTTTTCTATGTATTTCTTTTAACAGGTCAACATCAGATATTCGACTTATTTTTTCTTTTAAAGCATCTTCCACATAACCAAATTTCAGCTCTACAGCATCAAATATGCTCTGTCTTAAGCCTTCCACTAAACCTTGTTGTAGGCCTTGTTGTAGTCCTTGTTCTATACCCTTCTTTAATCCTTCTTCCATACCCTTTTTTAATCCTTCCATCTTCCATTTTTCTGTTAATGTCATCATCTTCTCTTCACCTCCTATCTCTTCTAACACTTTCTCTATCGTTTCTAAATCTTTTTTGATTATTACAGTGTAATCAATAATAATATAAAGACAGTCTTTTACATCTGCAAGGATAAGTTTTTCTAATATTGGTTTTAAACTCTGTAAATCTTTAAATATATTCTTCATTGTGTAAATGGCTGACATTAAACAGGCGTTTGCATATAACTTATCAACTAAAAATGTATCTTCTACTTTAGATGTGTCAAAAAGTATATAACTTAAAGAGTGGATATAATCTCTTAGATTCTCTTTTATATTCTTTAGCTGAGGAATTTTTGTAGGTATGTTCCAAGGTTTTTCTCCATGGTAGAAAACTATTGGTATAACAGGTCTGTATGGTCTCGATAGTCTCTCATCTTCTTCCATCATTACGGCTTTATAAAATGCTATTTGAGAAGGTGTGTGTTTGTCTGGGTAAGATTTATGTTCAAAGACTATGTATATCTGTCCGTCAGTTGTATTTCCATCTTCATCTTTTATTTTACAGTCAAAGGCAATATCAAGAAAAACTTTTTATACTTTTTAGATAGTTTTTCTGTGTCTGAGAGTTTTAGGGAGTTTGGGAGGATTATTTGATAGACTTGAGGGAGGAATATTTCTAAGAATGATTTAACGTTTTGTTCTTGGGAGAATATCATTTTAAACAGCCAGTCGTGGGGTGATTTTTCTATTGACATTAGACTCTCCTTTAACTTTTTAGATTTTTAACCATATTTTTCAGCTCACTGAGTATCATCAATGCTTGGAGTGGTGTAGTTGTTGCTATGTCTATCTCTTCTATAAAGTTTAGGAGTTGGTCGTTTTTATCAGACTTGTATTCCTGTTCTGGTTGATTTAGTTGGCTAAACAGCAGCTGCTGATAGATTTCTTCTTTGTTTTCTGATTTTTTATTTTCAAGGTCTAAAAGTATCTCTTTTGCTCTTTCTATAACTGACTTTGGCAGACCTGCAAGCTGAGCAACGTGTATACCATAACTTTTATCTACAAATCCTTCCATTACTTTGTATAAAAATCTAATCTCTCCGTTTTGGTCTTCTTTTATTGATAAGTAAAAGTTTTTTACACCCCGCAGCTGACTTTCAAGTTGTGTAAGTTCGTGGTAGTGGGTTGAAAAGAGGGTTTTTGCTTTGATGTTTTTTGATATATACTCTGAAACAGCCCAAGCTATAGCTATCCCATCGTAAGTACTTGTTCCTCTTCCTACTTCGTCAAGGACTATAAGACTGTTTTTTGTAGCGTTGTTTAGTATATTTGCTACTTCAAGCATTTCAACCATAAAGGTAGATAAGCCTTTCGCAAGGTTGTCTCCTGACCCTATCCTTGTATAAACTGCATCAACTACACTAATCTGGGCAGATGAAGCTGGGATAAATGAGCCTATTTGAGACAGTATTGTAAGAAGTGCAACTTGTCTTATGTATGTACTTTTTCCAGACATATTTGGTCCTGTTATTATATGGAAAAATCTGTTTTCATCAAAGTAAACACTGTTTGGAACAAAGTCTTTTGAAAAGTTGGCTACTGTAGGGTGATACCCTTCTTCTATAAAGAGATGGTAGCCATTGTGGATTTGGGGTCTTATCCAACTTTTCTCAACAGCAACTTGAGCCAAACCTGCTAAAGCATCTAAATACCCTAAAAGTCTTGCCGTCTCTTCTATCTCAAAAGAGTGATTTACCACTTCTTCCCTTACTTGGGTGAAAATCTCATACTCAAGAGCTTTTATCTTTTCATCTGCAGAAAGTATTTTGTCTTCTAACTGTTGAAGGTAGTCAGTTGTAAATCTTTCTGCATTTGATAGTGTTTGTTTTCTTTTGTAATAAGGAGGTACAAGTTTTAGGTTTGGTTTTGTTATTTCTATGTAGTATCCCATAACTTTGTTAAATCCTATCTTAAGACTTGATATTTTAGTTTTTTCCCTTTCTTGTTCTTGATACTGACGGATAATCTCTTCTGCATTTTCTTTTAAAGATTTAAGCTCGTCTAACCTTTCATCTACTCCTTTTTTAATCAAACCACCTTCTTTGAGATGAAATGGTGGGTTGTCTTCCAAGTATCTTTCTAACTTATCCACTAGCTGAGTATGAGGGTTTAGACTGTCTACAATATTTTTTAGAAGTTTTGACTTTGGACTGAGTTTCTTTATATCTTTTACTTTCTTTAAAGATTCTCTTAAGGCAACCATATCCTTAGGTGTTAAGGTGTTTGAAGTTATCTTTGCTACAAGTCTTTCAATATCGTAAACTTTATCTAAATGTTGTCTAATCTCTTCTCTTAGTGTGTGGTTTTGGGTAAGTTCTTCAATAGCATCTTGACGATCCTTTATCTCTTGTATATTTAAAAGTGGGTGTAAAAGCATAAATTTAATCTTCCTTTTTCCCATTCCGGTTATGGCTTTATTTATAACAGAAAGTAAAGATGGGTTGTGTTCTTGTGATGATACTAGTTCAAGATGTTTTATAGTTGAGTAGTCTAGTTTCATATACTTATCTTCTCTATAAGGTTTAGGTGGTGAGATGTAAGGCAGGAATGATTTTTGTGTTATTTTTGCATAGTTAAACACAGCTGATAGAGGTCTTATGATTAACTCTTCTTCAAAGTGATTAAAACCAAAAGATGTTATACTTTTTGTTTTAAAGTGATTTAAAAACTCTTGTTGATAATCTTTTTCAAAAAAGTACTCTGGTAGACTATAGTGGAAAAATCCTTTATACTCTTGATTTAAAAATGATATATCTGTTTGGGGAGGAGTTAGTATTTCCTTTGGTGAGAATTTACTTATAAAAGAGATTAAATCTTCTTTGTTTAAAACAGTTGCGTAAAACTCTCCTGTTGCAAGGTCAAGAAAGGCTATAGCGTATTTATCAGACTTTTTATATACAGCTGCCAGTCCTGATTTTATTTTTTCGTTGTCAAAGTATGTTCCCGGTGTTATTACCCTTATAACATCTCTCTTTACTACTCCTTTTGCTTTAGATGCATCTTCAAGTTGTTCACATATGGCAACTTTATAACCTTTTGATACAAGCCTTGTGATATAACTGTCAGCAGAGTGGTAAGGAATACCACACATAGGAATATCTTTATCTTTACTTATTTTCTTTTTAGTAAGGACAATATTTAACTCTTTAGAGCCTATAACTGCATCTTCATAAAAAAGTTCATAAAAATCTCCTAGTCTATAAAGTAAAAGACAGTCCTGATACTGAGCTTTAATCTTATGGTACTGTGCAACCATTGGAGTTAAATTTTCCATCTTCCAATCCTCGCAAACAAAGTATATACTATAGTTATGAAGCTAAATTTATCGCCTTTTATTGTCTTTATTATAGGAATTATTTTAGCATTTTCAAACACTCTAAACAGGTACGATATTATCTTAGTAGGAGAAGT
Protein-coding sequences here:
- a CDS encoding YgaP family membrane protein, encoding MTPMRIQRIMMGIILITGLLLDLNGVEWGKYLIWFVALMALFAGITGFCPSDTVLKKITGKETMCG
- a CDS encoding ATP-binding protein, which produces MRFINREEELQILEQEYKKDTSSFVVIYGRRRTGKTTLIEKFIENKEAVYFLATLQNEKLQIESFKNVVSEVLNDDLLKSLTVENWETIFKYIATKVQKKLIIVIDEFQYLAQVNSSIPSIFQSIWDNLLKNKNLMLILCGSLIGLMYKTTLGYTSPLYGRRTAQIKLKPMNFKNFKKFFKSLDNLKLLEFYSVIGGIPRYIEIFDETLDVFENIRRNVLHKNSYLYEEPKFILKEEIKDPITYFSILQVISQGEHKIGKIASKLGMQTQNLTSFIEKLIELDILERKVPITEENPEKSKKGLYFIKDNFFNFWFKYVFPYQNYLETGKYDYVLDKIKSDFHVFESFTFEEIVLEYIYDLDIPFHIYKAGKWWDKDTEIDVVAVGEDSILFGECKYWDSLVGVNVLHQLKEKAKKVDWKKDKRKEYYAVFSKIGFTKELIDLAKKDKSILLFNFQEF
- a CDS encoding Rpn family recombination-promoting nuclease/putative transposase translates to MSIEKSPHDWLFKMIFSQEQNVKSFLEIFLPQVYQIILPNSLKLSDTEKLSKKYKKFFLILPLTVK
- a CDS encoding Rpn family recombination-promoting nuclease/putative transposase encodes the protein MAFDCKIKDEDGNTTDGQIYIVFEHKSYPDKHTPSQIAFYKAVMMEEDERLSRPYRPVIPIVFYHGEKPWNIPTKIPQLKNIKENLRDYIHSLSYILFDTSKVEDTFLVDKLYANACLMSAIYTMKNIFKDLQSLKPILEKLILADVKDCLYIIIDYTVIIKKDLETIEKVLEEIGGEEKMMTLTEKWKMEGLKKGMEEGLKKGIEQGLQQGLQQGLVEGLRQSIFDAVELKFGYVEDALKEKISRISDVDLLKEIHRKIILAKSLNDIII
- the mutS gene encoding DNA mismatch repair protein MutS, translated to MENLTPMVAQYHKIKAQYQDCLLLYRLGDFYELFYEDAVIGSKELNIVLTKKKISKDKDIPMCGIPYHSADSYITRLVSKGYKVAICEQLEDASKAKGVVKRDVIRVITPGTYFDNEKIKSGLAAVYKKSDKYAIAFLDLATGEFYATVLNKEDLISFISKFSPKEILTPPQTDISFLNQEYKGFFHYSLPEYFFEKDYQQEFLNHFKTKSITSFGFNHFEEELIIRPLSAVFNYAKITQKSFLPYISPPKPYREDKYMKLDYSTIKHLELVSSQEHNPSLLSVINKAITGMGKRKIKFMLLHPLLNIQEIKDRQDAIEELTQNHTLREEIRQHLDKVYDIERLVAKITSNTLTPKDMVALRESLKKVKDIKKLSPKSKLLKNIVDSLNPHTQLVDKLERYLEDNPPFHLKEGGLIKKGVDERLDELKSLKENAEEIIRQYQEQEREKTKISSLKIGFNKVMGYYIEITKPNLKLVPPYYKRKQTLSNAERFTTDYLQQLEDKILSADEKIKALEYEIFTQVREEVVNHSFEIEETARLLGYLDALAGLAQVAVEKSWIRPQIHNGYHLFIEEGYHPTVANFSKDFVPNSVYFDENRFFHIITGPNMSGKSTYIRQVALLTILSQIGSFIPASSAQISVVDAVYTRIGSGDNLAKGLSTFMVEMLEVANILNNATKNSLIVLDEVGRGTSTYDGIAIAWAVSEYISKNIKAKTLFSTHYHELTQLESQLRGVKNFYLSIKEDQNGEIRFLYKVMEGFVDKSYGIHVAQLAGLPKSVIERAKEILLDLENKKSENKEEIYQQLLFSQLNQPEQEYKSDKNDQLLNFIEEIDIATTTPLQALMILSELKNMVKNLKS
- a CDS encoding metallophosphoesterase family protein, which translates into the protein MRFLHLSDTHLGYHQYGLVERSKDYFDAFMSVVDVAIENKVDFIIHTGDFFHTHRPSNQTLLEGIEIVRRLNDHNIPIFTVAGNHDRGSGVRDTTALEILKHIGLKVLDAGVDDSLGVNIFGLKYISPIFIKRNLKLEEILEKLYDKTQSKNNFNILMLHLEFEPFFNSGLKLEHYLPEGMYNYVGIGHYHQRQEPINLNGSTVVYSGSTEYTQFNEKTYTEKGCYVVEVENGSSRAEFVPIKNRMFLSYSFDDETLMDVIKSIKELELPTDKKPILFLKGKTKKFLTNKEVLEILQKEALMDRFLHVSCDVVNQSKKILDFQVIQEEDKSTTIKEKLKELLEEDELLIKVEKVLEEIKAFENLKDFEDYIESHQEFLEL